CAGTCATACAACCTGCAGTGCGAAACTGTCACTTTGCGCGATTGTCTCCTTGAATTTGCTCTGCAGGTATAgggtatttttgaaacaaattctaggatagGGAGTTTTGGAACTGTTAGCCGAGAAAGCGTGATattcactcagcagtcgatatacatagatatgtatagaagatttaaaggaaaaaataatttgtttaacaTTGTTCCTGTCATTTCTTGTCTAAACCTCCACATGTATTTTACTCTTTACAGCTTATGACCGCTCGATATCAAGCCAAGTCATTGAGTACATCGAGAAAATTCAAAAGCAAATGCCATGCGGTTTCCCCAGACTCGGCCTGGGTCCATTATCACCTGCACGGCTCTCGCATCGTGAAATTGCGCTCAACTCAGATAGCCTAGCTATAGGTGGCGAAATCAATGATTTTATTCTTTATGGTTTGGATGATTTTGATATTGTGAATCTTAGAATAAATGTCATCCTAAGTAAAATCACTTTCGAATTCAAATGGCCTAAGATGCATTTCGATACCAAatacaatatgaatatgaatactgGCAACAATAAATGGAAATTGGGCCTTAATGGACGCGCAAAATTAGCCATTGAGGATCTGACTGTTGTCGGCTCAGCCAAATATAGTATGCTTAGTAAATTGCGCTTGAAGGAGTTGAAAGTGAGCGCCACTATTGGTGATGCGAAATCCGAAATTGAGAATTTATCTTCAATgaaaattgttaacaaaaaattgaatgaaaTTGTTGAGGAGTGGATTTTGATGGTTGTTAATGAGAATACAAAAGAAATGGAACAGTTGTCTAATAAATTTGTGGTCCCTTTGGTGAATGATAAGATCGGTGATGCTACTTTAAGTGATCTACTTGCTTTGATTCTTGGCGGTGGCGGTGGTAGTCAAGAGAATCAAGAAGAATGCATACCAGCAGAGGCCATAGCAAAGGATGTACTGTGATGAAAGGACTAAACTTAAAAACTTTTGGTCGGAAGAATCCACACATCAACTCAGGCTGTATACATTTTTCatactttttaataaaaacttaaaaattttaacattttcttgttttaatttaatgGATATAAGTTaacctggcggccaccgtggtgtgatggtagcgtgctccgcctaccacaccggatgctctgggttcaaaccccggaaaagcaacatcaaaaattttagaattaaggtttttcaattagaagaaaatttttctaagcgtggtcgcccctcggcagcgtttggcaagcgctccgggtgtatttctgccatgaaaagctctcagtgaaaactcatctgccttgcagatgccgttcggagtcggcataaaatcatgtaggtcccgtccggccaatttgtagggaaaatcaagaggagcacgacgcaaattggaaga
The DNA window shown above is from Eurosta solidaginis isolate ZX-2024a chromosome 2, ASM4086904v1, whole genome shotgun sequence and carries:
- the LOC137241924 gene encoding uncharacterized protein, translating into MKFLLVLLAIASVATSHEFQERIDAYDRSISSQVIEYIEKIQKQMPCGFPRLGLGPLSPARLSHREIALNSDSLAIGGEINDFILYGLDDFDIVNLRINVILSKITFEFKWPKMHFDTKYNMNMNTGNNKWKLGLNGRAKLAIEDLTVVGSAKYSMLSKLRLKELKVSATIGDAKSEIENLSSMKIVNKKLNEIVEEWILMVVNENTKEMEQLSNKFVVPLVNDKIGDATLSDLLALILGGGGGSQENQEECIPAEAIAKDVL